A window from Streptomyces sp. NBC_00335 encodes these proteins:
- a CDS encoding tetratricopeptide repeat protein — MQPRNMSMSGVVDLAAVKAAGEAKAKAEQARADAARKAAQGGAPEPAGAVPPSALVFDTDETRFESHVVPLSGEVPVILDFRAEGFEQGQELSLLLERLTIEANGRLALAALDVAANQNLIREFRIQALPAVFAVVAGQAMPLFQDFASEGEVRGVLAQLVQIAEERFGVIGVAVDPGAEGAAPGPGAAEAEEPAGPYDALLDEAIEALDADDLDGAVRAYKNVLAADPSNTDAKLGLAQAELFVRVKDMNPQAVRAAAAENPKDPAAQIAAADLDLAGGHVADAFGRLVDTVKVTFGDDRDAVRVRLLEMFEVVGPDSPLVTSARTALARVLF, encoded by the coding sequence ATGCAGCCCAGAAACATGTCCATGAGCGGCGTCGTCGACCTCGCCGCGGTGAAGGCGGCCGGTGAGGCCAAGGCCAAGGCCGAGCAGGCCCGCGCCGACGCGGCCCGGAAGGCCGCTCAGGGCGGTGCGCCCGAGCCCGCCGGGGCCGTTCCGCCGTCCGCGCTCGTCTTCGACACCGACGAGACCCGCTTCGAGAGCCACGTGGTCCCGCTCTCGGGCGAGGTTCCGGTCATCCTCGACTTCCGCGCCGAGGGCTTCGAGCAGGGGCAGGAGCTGAGCCTGCTGCTGGAGCGGCTCACCATCGAGGCGAACGGCCGCCTCGCGCTGGCCGCGCTCGATGTGGCGGCCAACCAGAACCTGATCCGCGAGTTCCGCATCCAGGCCCTCCCGGCGGTGTTCGCCGTGGTCGCCGGCCAGGCGATGCCTCTGTTCCAGGACTTCGCGTCCGAGGGCGAGGTCCGCGGGGTCCTGGCCCAGCTGGTCCAGATCGCCGAGGAGCGCTTCGGGGTCATCGGCGTCGCGGTGGACCCCGGCGCGGAGGGCGCCGCCCCGGGACCGGGCGCGGCGGAGGCGGAAGAGCCGGCCGGTCCGTACGACGCGCTGCTCGACGAGGCGATCGAGGCGCTGGACGCCGACGACCTGGACGGGGCGGTGCGCGCCTACAAGAACGTACTGGCGGCCGACCCCTCCAACACCGACGCCAAGCTGGGCCTCGCCCAGGCCGAGCTGTTCGTCCGGGTCAAGGACATGAACCCGCAGGCGGTGCGCGCCGCGGCGGCCGAGAACCCGAAGGACCCGGCGGCGCAGATCGCCGCGGCGGACCTGGATCTGGCCGGCGGTCACGTGGCGGACGCCTTCGGGCGGCTGGTGGACACCGTGAAGGTGACGTTCGGTGACGACCGGGACGCGGTGCGCGTGCGGCTGCTGGAGATGTTCGAAGTGGTCGGTCCGGACAGCCCGCTTGTCACCTCGGCGCGCACTGCGCTCGCCCGGGTGCTGTTCTAG
- a CDS encoding TetR/AcrR family transcriptional regulator, translated as MRNPSSDTSCPPGRTGRPRSAAADAAILAATRDALVELGWSKLTMGDVSVRAGVAKTTLYRRWSGKSELVVDAVAELFDSLELPDRGSLEADIEYVVLQFAALLRRPEARTALMAVVSESTRDEALRDRIRSAIVDRQKRLVVLGRERAQARGELPYEEDESLAAHTTDLIFDVIAGTVVHRALVSSEPVDELWVATFTALLMYGLQGSAAGPSGPAPAE; from the coding sequence ATGCGCAACCCCAGCTCGGACACCTCCTGCCCGCCCGGCCGCACCGGCCGCCCGCGCAGCGCCGCGGCGGACGCCGCGATCCTTGCCGCGACCCGGGACGCACTGGTGGAGCTGGGCTGGTCGAAGCTGACGATGGGGGACGTCTCGGTGCGGGCCGGGGTCGCGAAGACCACCCTCTACCGGCGCTGGTCGGGCAAGAGCGAGCTGGTCGTGGACGCCGTCGCGGAGCTCTTCGACTCCCTCGAACTCCCCGACCGGGGCTCGCTCGAAGCCGACATCGAGTACGTGGTGCTCCAGTTCGCGGCGCTGCTGCGGCGCCCGGAGGCCCGTACCGCCCTGATGGCGGTCGTCTCCGAGTCCACCCGGGACGAGGCCCTGCGGGACCGGATCCGGTCGGCGATCGTGGACCGGCAGAAACGTCTCGTCGTACTGGGGCGCGAACGGGCGCAGGCCCGGGGAGAACTCCCCTACGAGGAGGACGAGTCCCTCGCCGCCCACACCACGGACCTGATCTTCGACGTGATCGCGGGCACGGTGGTCCACCGCGCGCTGGTCAGCTCCGAGCCGGTGGACGAGCTGTGGGTGGCCACCTTCACGGCGCTGCTCATGTACGGCCTCCAGGGTTCCGCCGCCGGCCCTTCCGGCCCCGCACCGGCGGAGTGA